A window of Castanea sativa cultivar Marrone di Chiusa Pesio chromosome 8, ASM4071231v1 genomic DNA:
ATGGTGGTCATAGGACCACCTTGACctggtaaaaaaattaattattatatataaatttaaaaaatatttagattttattatccttaaaaaatatttgtgagggctctaaaattttttatgctCAACATAATcaaattttggacaaaatttggcaaCTAACTTAATTGTAGACTAAAactacaactccactcaatattttttttattggatatgaattatgaaaaattcaccattggaaattggattacattttcttcttatatcctccatatttgcaaaatttccagaaagtcaaagatcaatagttatgtaaTTAAtcaattctttaaattttgagtttttgtagtctaaaattacataaaaaattaagtttatagattaaataataaataacatccgatAGACGTGgaatttgacatgtgttttaagaacataaagaacatgcaattcaacggttaaattttaaaaatatatagttgtaAGGTCGCAATTCGTGCCTAGGACAACAAGAAAGagggtataggcccaaagagcccaatacaataaatttatagagtgtaGGTCAGAAATCTTGTTTCCAATGAGCTTAAACGATAACAACAATGACCCAAGATTACAACACAACAAGGATGAACGagtttatatgatgaaacttatttttcagactcaagccgaggaccAAATGCTTATATTTCTCCTCActtaaagattaattacaaatatccagtctacagtgtttttctttctatctctcaATCCCCTTTTCTACAGGACCTTTTTCCTTCTTATAGCTCCTCCTCCCCTCCATTCTTACTCTCCACATGTAGATTCAGACTACTccccttgatacttgtcccatcagcctcTTCTTGAAGTCCTTAGGTAATAGGTataaggctgaaaatcactgttcatgtatcacttcctcataaatgcggccagaaacttaggtacagagcattcaatgcgatgGTAGTAGCTTTCTTTGAGATATTTTCCAACTGCCCTTGCTCTCTGTGCCCttatgaaacatatcttcatccccAAGACCttccaaaatatcattctagtcAACATGACGTTCCACCTTATCCTCACTGCACTTAGCCGAGGAGGTACTCCTTCTCAGATTATTTACATTCACTTCGTCCGCCACATTTGCTTTTGGGGCTGTAAGTTTGATATCATTATTACCGTCAATCCGTCCTCGGACAAGTAAGTGTTCTCGGACCAAGCCCATGACCCAAAAACATATCTTGGGCCTTTTATCTCCATAATAGCCCcccaaaacttcatttttctcccccatccgaggagaaaatttgggttttgaCCTAACACAACAACTTCTACATGCCTCTCAAATTTCCACATATGAGAATGTCGTTTCCCATTTTTGAAACTGTTTCTGACGCTTCAAAGCCCGCGATGCCCCCATTAAATGCTCCAAGCGACTCCTTATCCTGCACTTTCAATGGTGCGATGTGAATCCCATGGTCAGAATCTCTCCCTAAATTTTTAGCGGGATAACTCCCGCTCTATCACGCCTCTCATATAAAACGTTTGGGAGGATACAATCTTCTCATTATTTCACAAACCAGTTAGCCCTTAAGAATCCCTTACTTTCCTAGTTCCCAAGAAGTTCCTGAAGAGTCATCTGTTCTTCCCCTTGTAAGTTTTCACGCTCCTAGATTCTTTTTCTCCTCAGCCATTCTCCTCAGCCTATTAATCTTTTCCCCTTtttcaaaatcttcatttttattttgtttaaatgggtagattcaaagaCCTAGTAGACACTCTTGCTGGTATAGAGGGCTTTcgagccaaataccacattccccTAGGAGTTGGTTTGAGATATTGCGCCCCAGACCAAATATATACCCATAGGGAAGAAGGGGAAGTCATCATTCCCATAATTGCATTCATAGAAGAAGGAATGACACTTCCCATGGGGGGTGTAACTCGAGATTACTTATATAACCATAGGTTGTGTCCGCACCAATGTGCACCTAAGGTATTTAGAATCTTATGTAATGTCGACGCTCTTAATGAGCAGAGGGGTTTGAAACTCACATGGCATGATGTTGTCCATATGTATGAGTATCACTCACTTACTGACTCggggtattacctcaagtctagATCTAGCGTTGTTAGGCTTGTGTCGtgtcttcccaaatctaacaagagcatgaaggacgactacctaaTTGCCTCCAGAGAGTGGCACAACGGTCTTCACTGCCCAATCGATGAGGGAAcaccaggtgtgactccataaGGTTAGGCCCCTTGGCATGGGGTTTAGATCCTCTAACTTTATCATTCATATTTTTGTTGTATATTAGTTTCCTTTTGGTGGCGGATGTTATTGGTCTGACCATGATTGGCTTCTTGGATGTTTTTGCAGACAGGCAACACGTAGCGCCCCGCTTGAGCCTAACCAACGTCAAAGATCTCAACAGAGTTTTAAGGCCTGAGGTGTTTGTAAGTGAAGACGGACAGTTGAGGGCAGTCCATCTCATCCTGGGCTTTGAACCCATATCGACTGTCTTCCAAGATGTATGTAACGCAATCACAGTGGGTGACCGTAGGCGCCAAAGAATAGACGTCTCTAAAGTAGGATTTCTTGCCTCATGAGAACTGCCTAACGAACCTCCTCTCCTCCTTCTCGCACGCCCAATAAAAGCAATCCCCCCTGTACGCCCCGAAGTAACAGCCTCCAGGGAGGAATCTACCTCCTCACATTTGTCACTCGAGGAAGAAATAAACAAATTCCAACTAGAGAATGAAGAAGAGGAGCGGATTAATCCTATCAACCTTTCAGACTCCGAGAGTGAACTCGACAGGTCAACAACCAATTTTCCTCCTTTGATAATCGCCAAGGTAGATAGCGAGGCTGAGGAAGAATCGATGGCTTTGAATTAGAGGAAAGGTTTAAAGGAAATAATGGCTGGTAGGCAGAAAAGGTCATCATCCAAAAAGGCCCCAAAAACCCAACTTCCGCCCACCCTTCCATCCAACCTTCCCCCTCCCACAACCACAATCAGAACCGGCCTGCTCCTTATGGATAAcctgaagaagaaaaggaaggagcaGAAACTAGAGGAGGGACAAGTGGTTCTCCCAAAGGGGGCTAAACAACAGAAAGTGGCCAAAGACAAATAAGTTGCTCCTACAGATAATAGGGAGGAGACAACTATTCGCGAGGTGCGCCAACAACGCATTTGAGCTCCTCGGCTGGAGGTAAAGGGGGATGTCATCCCTTTGAATGCCTCCATTAGAGAATTTCAGAGAAGGCATTTGGCCTACATCGCTGAAGCCCTGAAGTAGCCTCTCCTTCTACCAAAGGACATGGACGCTTTGAAGCATATGAGGCAGCTAAACCTCTTTATGTCGCTGAAGAGAGATCTTGCTATGGTAAGTCCCACTATCATATTAGTTAGATAAACGCTAAAGCactttttatcatcttttttttttttttttatggaagtATTACTATTCTTGTGCAGGTAATCCAAGAAGTCTTTATTGCTGAGGAATGGATCAAGGATGCTAAGAAGGAGACCAACACCGAGATCCAAGCCCATATTGAGACCATCAAGGCCCTGGGGACCttgaaggaagagaaaaaagagttgGCGGATAAATTGATTGCCAAGGAGAGAGCGCAGAAGAGCGCTGAATTCGGTATAGATAGTGCTTAGAGGCAGGCTGAAGATCAACTCAAACAACTCCATCTCAAACAGATAGACCTAGCCAGTTAGCAGAAGATGGTTCTGGACCTTAAGGCCGAGCTGGAGAAAGCCAATACCACTGCTTGGGCAGCTGAGGAAGCTGCGAAGACCTTATGGCAAGCTTCATAAAACCAAGGAGTTGAAGAAACCGAGATTCAATTAGCTGAGAAGTTGGCCGAGGTATGCAGGGATTACTGCAAGGAGACTTAGGAAAAAGCCCTCAACCTTGTAGGGGTCCTTGCTACCTCGGAATGGAGGTAGCCTGGGAGCGTATACTACCATCCCGATATTCGTGAAGTCCCAACTGCCTCTACACTTCCCTCTACCACTGCCTTAGAATCTTCTGAGCAGCTCACGACTGCACAGGAcctccctcctcctccccctGAGGCCTCCAATGGATCTAGCCAAGTTGGCGACTAGAGCCAAAAGGATGGGGTGGAGTAGGATAAAGGCAAGGTAAGGAAGTCAAGCTTCCTGTAGAGACCAAGGaagctgccaaggccaaggatgCAGTGGTCAAGGTGAAGGAGGTAGAGGCCAAATCCAAGGAGGTGGGGTCCTAGGGCAAGGATGCTGTTACCTCTCAGCTGAACAAAAAAGAAGACCTTCTTCCCCTGACTAAAGCCTAGTCCCTAGGGTTTTATTCCTTTCGTGgccatttttccctttcttttgtaattttatttttatacctTTTCCTTGTGGATGGCCTTTTGCCCCTATATGTAATGGGATTTTTTGTAAGCAAATTGCCCCTTCACGAGGCTTATATTAATGAGAATTACAAGTTCTTTATTCATGGTGTTTGTTTATGATTGTGCTCTTCCTTTGTGTAATTTCTATTTTCCTTAGCATTCATTTAGTAGGACAGTGAAACACGCcccattttaatatttacataaaCAATAATACTAAAACAAACATCTCTAAATTCATAACGGATGTAATCAACTATTGAGTAGACAACATttttccaaggtatgtggtccgaggagccaggcgtAGCCAAtgttctatttgattcttagaaataaTAAATGTAACGTATAAAGTAATAAAGTAATAGGCTATATAGAACTggaaaatatttcattaataataatactttcgcaagttatttacattctagggaTGTGGTACAACCTTTTCATCCagatcttcaagataataaACCCCTATTCTAACTACTGAGGTGATGCGATATGGCCTTTTCCAGTTTGGCCCTAGTTTTCCCCAAGCTAGATTTTTTGCTGTACCCAAAACCTTCGTTAACACCAAATCCCCTGGTGCCAGTGGTCTCAACTTTACGTTCAAGTCATAACCCTGTTTAAGTTTGTGCTGATAATATGCTAGCTAAACCATATCATTTTCCCTCCATTCTTCAACCAAATCTATACTCTTCTTTAACAATCCATTATTGCTACtcgggctaaaagagctcgaCCTCAGCGTTGGGAAACTTGTCTCTAGAAGAATTACTGCTTTagccccataagtcattgaaaaatgagtttctcctgtggacctaCGGGGTGTAGTTCTGTAGGTCCAAAGGACATGTGGcagctcttccacccatctcccattagcatcatccaacctcttcttaagcccaTTAACAATTACCTTATTAACAACCttggcttgtccatttccttgtgGATAaaccggagtggaatatctatttgtaaTACCCAGATCACAGCAATATCTTCTAAAGACCTTACTATCAAGCTGAACACTATTATCCGAGATAAGGGTATGAGGAATTCCAAACcgagtgacaatatttttccagacaaatcTTCTTGCGTCCAAATCCCTGATATTTGATAGTGGCttggcttcaacccatttagtaaagtaatccATGCCGACTAGCAAAAATCTCTTATTCCCTGTTGTCTTGGGGAAGGGTCTTACAATATCCAAActccattgagcgaaaggccaaggactggagagagaaTTAAGAACTCCTCCTggttgatgaatattgggagcaaacctctgacactggtcacactttTTACATACTCTAGTGCTTCcttctgcatattaggccaccaatatccttgagtaagggctctatgagacAAGGATCTTCCATCtatatgacttccacaaatcccctcataCAATTATTCTAGAAGCAACTTTGTTGCTTCAGGGTACATACACAGCAGATATGGTCCAAAAAAATAGCGCTTGTACaacttttgatcctcggacagccaAAACCGAGGAGCCTTCCTACGTACTTTGTCAGCTTCAGACTTTTCCTCAGGTAAGATATTCTCTTTAAGATACAGCACAacggggtccatccaactaggtcccacttTGATATGATGAACACGGACTACGTCCACATTTATCTTAGTAGGCTTATACAAATCTTCCACTAAAATAACCCAAGGTAAACTCTGTGCCGAGGACATTGCCAAGGTGGCTAGAGAGTCGGCATGAGTGTTCCTGTTTCTAGAAATTTGCACTAAAgtgaaagattcaaaatttgattgcaaACATTGAACTTGACttaaatattcctgcattctcgAGTCTCTGGCCTACAACCAGCCTGACTTAAATATTCCTGCGTTCTTCCctcccattttctgaaccatagtTATCCCTATTAGCAAAGCTTCATATTCGGCTTCATTATTCATGGCCGAAAAACCCATTCTTAAGGACTTTTCAATGACAATCTTATCTGGAGATATTATAACTAGCCCCACttcagatcctctttgatttgctgcACCATCCACGTACACCTTCCACAATAGAGATTCCTTCAAGGAGATCatgccaactaatttttcatctaTGTCAGATCTCTTCATATgttcttctaatgagggctcagcGAACTCGGCtaccaagtcagcaaggactTGACCTTTCACAGAGATGCGTGGAAtgtactttatatcaaaagctcccagaCTTGTTCCCCACTTGGCAATTTTTCCCGTATAATCAGCACTTGGAAGTAGAGACCTGAGCAGGAGTTGGGTTAGGACCACAACTGTGTGAGACtagaagtaatggggaagctttcacGTGGCAGGCACCACTGCCAAAATGGCTTTTTCCAGCAGTAAGTAGCGGATCTCAGCTTCGTGCAACGACTTACTTACATAATAGACCGGCCTCTGAACACCGTTGTCAACTCTTATTAGTACCAAGCTAATAGCATGGGAAACTACAGTGATATAAGCAAACAATACCCCATCTGCCTCAGGCCTagacataataggtggccgagaaagatattctttgagctgttgaaaagccaaaACACACTCCccagtccattcaaatcccttccatttattcagcaactagaagaaaggcctacatctATCTGCAGACCAAGAAATAAACCGATTTAAAGCAGCCATCATTCCTGTCAATCTCTGAACTTCCTTAGGATTACGAGGTGGCTGCAAACTGTTAATTGCCTTAACTTGATCAGGATTAACTTCGATTCCAAGATGTGTAACCATGAAGCCCATGAATTtaccagatc
This region includes:
- the LOC142606566 gene encoding uncharacterized protein LOC142606566, with protein sequence MGFMVTHLGIEVNPDQVKAINSLQPPRNPKEVQRLTGMMAALNRFISWSLLPSADYTGKIAKWGTSLGAFDIKYIPRISVKGQVLADLVAEFAEPSLEEHMKRSDIDEKLVGMISLKESLLWKVYVDGAANQRGSEVGLVIISPDKIVIEKSLRMGFSAMNNEAEYEALLIGITMVQKMGGKNAGIFKSGWNTHADSLATLAMSSAQSLPWVILVEDLYKPTKINVDVVRVHHIKVGPSWMDPVVLYLKENILPEEKSEADKCQRFAPNIHQPGGVLNSLSSPWPFAQWSLDIVRPFPKTTGNKRFLLVGMDYFTKWVEAKPLSNIRDLDARRFVWKNIVTRFGIPHTLISDNSVQLDSKVFRRYCCDLGITNRYSTPVYPQGNGQAKVVNKGYDLNVKLRPLAPGDLVLTKVLGTAKNLAWGKLGPNWKRPYRITSVVRIGVYYLEDLDEKVVPHP